A DNA window from uncultured Methanoregula sp. contains the following coding sequences:
- a CDS encoding U32 family peptidase, producing MTAPRKFPLVEKSPAAIPELLAPAGSPEAFRAAVAAGADAIYLSGKRFGARKFAANFSDAEIEAAVRYAHRCGVWVYVTVNTLIHDRELSGVVDYLIWLYGTGVDAVLVQDTGVAALAREIVPGLVLHASTQMTIHNTDGVRWAASHGFRRVVLARELSLAEVRQIAEATCDLGIGLEVFAHGALCYSYSGQCLLSSVIGGRSGNRGMCAQPCRKPYALVAGDTDPYGRPQNVREIPLTARYLLSPKDLCTWPRLPDLAGSVASIKIEGRMKSPQYVAVVVSAYRRALDALAGGHAPEPGNAMRDLNLSFSRGFTRGYLLGDHHDALMGRDAPDNRGLEIGVVTRYDRKTGTASVRLSGSYIPAPGDGLLFSGTPGGEDWGFSLNSVPAREKDGIRIAVPREILPKTRVSVTFSRELENRANRIIADPSPDLLRPVPLHLDIGVQPDGSITAAGQILCPGREPVPFVVHPDLRMEPARSQPLTKEMFLQQLQKTGGSPFIIREISLLYAGDRFAPVAKINQVRRDILAAAEEALIGASLPAPEAVAEARARGDAFRIRYKEAEAMSTNVSHDNSALRLAVYTDTLDGVSAAAESGAQILCFEPDFPMPHHLCQARSPPLPVGEQLERALAICRQSGCRFVWKLPRITRNAYLEAVLPLLPLLILEGLEECMVEHFGAALFLSGTFPRLALSGGPGLNIFNHAAAGSEGALLRSLTLSSELSLDEIRTLVLHAEATGTAPDFSLVVQGAAEAMITDDCIPRLVPDTCPKRTSDAGRLQAGFLGLRDETGRVFPVRSDGSCRTWIGNSAELCLLDHLPAIRAAGIREVAVDARGKPARYTKEMTALYRAAVDRTNSVTSAPGDPTLAALKEKARQISAGGITAGHLLRGLKE from the coding sequence ATGACCGCTCCCCGCAAATTCCCGTTGGTCGAGAAATCCCCTGCTGCTATCCCCGAGCTCCTTGCTCCGGCCGGCTCGCCCGAAGCGTTCCGGGCAGCGGTGGCAGCCGGGGCCGATGCCATTTACTTAAGCGGGAAACGGTTCGGGGCCCGGAAATTCGCTGCCAACTTCTCGGATGCGGAGATCGAAGCGGCGGTCCGGTACGCCCATCGATGCGGGGTCTGGGTCTATGTCACGGTCAACACCCTCATCCATGACCGGGAACTCTCCGGTGTCGTAGATTATCTTATCTGGCTGTACGGGACTGGCGTTGACGCTGTCCTTGTACAGGATACCGGGGTTGCTGCCCTAGCCCGCGAGATAGTACCCGGTCTCGTTCTCCATGCTTCCACCCAGATGACCATCCACAATACGGACGGAGTCCGGTGGGCTGCATCGCACGGGTTCAGGCGCGTTGTCCTTGCCCGCGAACTCTCGCTTGCGGAAGTCCGGCAGATAGCCGAGGCAACATGCGACCTGGGGATCGGCCTCGAGGTCTTTGCCCACGGGGCGCTCTGCTACAGTTACTCGGGCCAGTGCCTCCTCTCGTCCGTTATCGGAGGCCGGAGCGGCAACCGGGGCATGTGCGCCCAGCCCTGCCGGAAACCCTATGCGCTTGTGGCAGGGGATACCGATCCGTACGGGAGGCCGCAGAATGTACGGGAGATCCCCTTAACCGCTCGGTATCTCCTCTCGCCAAAAGATCTCTGCACCTGGCCCCGGCTTCCGGATCTGGCGGGATCGGTTGCTTCCATCAAGATCGAAGGGCGGATGAAATCCCCCCAGTATGTTGCGGTCGTGGTCTCGGCCTACCGCCGGGCACTGGACGCTCTGGCCGGAGGACACGCCCCGGAACCAGGCAATGCTATGCGGGATCTCAACCTTTCGTTCTCCCGGGGATTTACCCGGGGCTACCTTCTTGGCGATCACCATGATGCCCTCATGGGCCGGGATGCGCCGGACAACCGGGGCCTGGAGATTGGAGTTGTGACCCGGTATGATCGGAAGACCGGCACCGCCTCGGTCCGGCTCAGCGGATCCTATATTCCGGCACCCGGCGACGGTCTTCTCTTCTCCGGAACACCGGGTGGCGAAGACTGGGGCTTCTCGCTCAACTCGGTTCCTGCTCGGGAAAAGGACGGGATACGTATCGCGGTGCCCCGGGAGATCCTGCCAAAGACCCGTGTCTCGGTCACCTTCTCCCGGGAACTGGAGAACCGGGCCAACCGGATCATTGCCGATCCTTCCCCGGACCTGCTCCGCCCGGTGCCGCTTCACCTGGACATCGGCGTGCAGCCGGATGGCAGTATCACTGCAGCGGGACAGATCCTTTGTCCCGGCCGGGAGCCGGTGCCGTTCGTTGTCCACCCGGATCTCCGGATGGAGCCGGCCCGGTCGCAGCCGCTTACAAAGGAGATGTTCCTGCAGCAGCTCCAAAAGACCGGCGGTTCCCCGTTTATTATCCGGGAGATCTCCCTTTTGTATGCAGGGGACCGGTTTGCACCGGTAGCGAAGATCAACCAGGTCCGGCGCGACATCCTGGCAGCTGCTGAGGAGGCGCTGATCGGGGCATCCCTGCCGGCACCGGAAGCAGTGGCGGAAGCCCGGGCACGGGGAGATGCCTTCCGCATCCGGTACAAGGAAGCGGAAGCCATGTCAACCAACGTTTCCCATGATAATTCTGCTCTCCGCCTTGCCGTGTATACCGATACGCTCGACGGGGTGAGCGCAGCAGCGGAATCCGGCGCCCAGATCCTATGCTTTGAACCCGACTTCCCGATGCCGCACCATCTCTGCCAGGCCCGTTCACCTCCGCTGCCGGTGGGGGAGCAGCTGGAAAGAGCGCTCGCGATCTGCCGGCAGTCCGGCTGCCGGTTTGTCTGGAAACTGCCCCGGATCACCCGCAACGCGTACCTGGAGGCCGTGCTTCCCCTCCTGCCCCTACTCATCCTGGAAGGTCTGGAGGAATGCATGGTGGAGCATTTTGGGGCAGCTCTTTTCCTTTCCGGCACTTTTCCCCGGCTTGCACTCTCTGGCGGTCCCGGGCTGAACATCTTCAACCATGCTGCAGCGGGATCCGAAGGTGCCCTCCTCCGGAGTCTCACGCTCTCTTCCGAACTCTCCCTTGATGAGATCCGGACTCTCGTTCTCCATGCAGAAGCCACCGGTACCGCCCCGGATTTTTCCCTTGTTGTCCAGGGAGCAGCCGAGGCAATGATCACGGACGACTGCATCCCGCGCCTGGTTCCGGATACCTGCCCGAAGAGGACGAGCGATGCAGGCAGACTTCAGGCCGGTTTCCTTGGACTCCGGGATGAGACCGGCCGGGTATTCCCGGTCCGGTCTGACGGGAGCTGCCGGACCTGGATTGGCAATTCCGCTGAACTCTGCCTGCTCGATCACCTTCCCGCGATACGGGCAGCGGGGATCCGCGAAGTGGCCGTTGACGCACGCGGGAAACCTGCACGGTATACGAAGGAGATGACCGCCCTGTACCGGGCCGCGGTTGACCGGACCAATTCCGTAACATCGGCCCCCGGCGACCCGACGCTTGCGGCTCTCAAGGAAAAAGCACGGCAGATCTCAGCGGGCGGGATAACGGCCGGGCACCTCCTCCGCGGGCTTAAGGAATAA
- a CDS encoding small multi-drug export protein, producing MEPGTISGVVRKLVRALARFVLVAVILPLVPALFLGIPAASILAVMSAGFLIEYGAAPVGLALELSPWIVFYILMCTETGLFLGLYDVFNTLGETSKPVSQFLEKSRQYSHSSASVERYGILALIPCEILLGVYACAPVSWVLGWQENRALLVTMAGYVISLIITILLTMGLYKVLLP from the coding sequence ATGGAGCCCGGGACAATTTCAGGGGTTGTAAGAAAACTCGTGCGGGCACTGGCACGCTTCGTGCTCGTGGCCGTGATCCTTCCGCTGGTTCCGGCCCTCTTTTTAGGAATTCCTGCCGCTTCCATCCTTGCGGTCATGTCGGCCGGGTTCCTTATCGAGTACGGGGCAGCACCGGTTGGTCTTGCGCTCGAACTCTCTCCCTGGATCGTTTTCTATATCCTCATGTGCACCGAGACCGGTCTCTTTCTCGGGCTGTACGATGTCTTCAATACCCTTGGCGAGACCTCCAAGCCCGTTTCACAATTCCTGGAGAAGAGCCGGCAGTATTCCCACAGTTCGGCCTCGGTGGAACGATACGGGATCCTTGCCCTGATTCCCTGCGAGATCCTTCTCGGGGTCTATGCATGTGCGCCGGTCTCCTGGGTGCTCGGGTGGCAGGAGAACCGGGCGCTTCTCGTGACCATGGCAGGATATGTCATATCCCTCATCATCACCATACTTCTCACCATGGGCCTGTACAAGGTGCTCCTGCCATGA
- a CDS encoding type I 3-dehydroquinate dehydratase: protein MKIIAALTDPADASLAQQQGADMIELRLDLVETGPEEAVQQCRKHSNLPVIATFRSAQEGGRYFGNGDEWEKKIRSVLPLVEYVDVEQQFMRNAACVKEAGKKIIASHHAPIMMPLPVLFVLERELRAYGDIVKIIVTPQNENDIIELIAFTHEIKMPICTGVMGSKFRFARAVLPLFGSEFVYCHVGKTTAEGQYSVEEFRQLVKLLNG from the coding sequence ATGAAGATCATTGCAGCGCTCACGGACCCGGCGGATGCCTCCCTTGCACAGCAGCAGGGAGCGGATATGATCGAGCTGAGGCTCGACCTGGTGGAGACCGGTCCGGAAGAAGCGGTGCAGCAGTGCAGGAAACACTCGAATCTTCCCGTCATCGCAACGTTCCGCTCTGCGCAGGAAGGCGGCCGGTATTTCGGGAACGGCGATGAATGGGAGAAGAAGATCCGGTCCGTTCTCCCCCTGGTGGAGTACGTTGATGTCGAGCAGCAGTTCATGCGGAACGCGGCCTGCGTGAAAGAAGCCGGAAAGAAGATCATCGCTTCCCACCATGCCCCGATCATGATGCCCCTCCCGGTCCTCTTCGTACTGGAACGGGAGCTCCGGGCATACGGCGATATCGTGAAGATCATCGTAACCCCCCAGAACGAGAACGACATCATCGAACTCATCGCGTTCACACACGAGATAAAAATGCCAATCTGCACGGGCGTGATGGGGAGCAAATTCCGGTTTGCCCGGGCAGTGCTGCCGCTCTTTGGCTCCGAATTTGTGTACTGCCATGTCGGGAAGACCACTGCCGAGGGACAGTACTCGGTCGAGGAGTTCCGGCAGCTCGTAAAATTGCTGAACGGGTGA
- a CDS encoding ATP-binding protein, translating into MRLRSISDVDLSDEIAVLRRAEAISRTGSWDYDRETGTFRISEETARILGMAWTQEGRILQRVGVASVPGWEHLRTALLDLTEPGREFNILFGIELPGTEGRRMVNAAGTLVPVAEEGRSYISGIVKEVPLSGLFMSDLPNQFNMIMNTTGLESLDGTCEMISAWLDADCVMIGTILPDGETVKVISMLLDGKKVSDHTYMLKDTPCENVATKGFCLYPEHAFELFPKSQDLKTLGIQGYLGTPLRNNAGDTIGVICVLSRRPLHPEPIVRICIELIALKAGAEIERHRAEEALENNRLILTDALNLAHIASWEYDAATGFFQFDQHFYSLFATTTEQEGGCCMPAEVFSREFIHPDDRISFTTDLKKIVADTSGANTAMFEHRVIRRDAEIRDMMVRVCVIRDAAGKILRVHGSDQDITELKKAERALVQANRKINLLGSVTRHDILNQVTILRSYFRHTKKKHPEPAIADCMDKLDTIAQKIQHQIEFTRIYKDLGCNTPGWFELNDIMPEIPGTIRFSADLQNLSTYADPIIEKVFENLLDNSLRYGKHVSEIKVSVAPHNGAMMVLWEDNGIGIPAEEKELIFEHGYGVNTGLGLFLAREILAITGISIRETGTPGKGARFEIILPEGTYR; encoded by the coding sequence ATGAGACTGAGAAGTATATCGGACGTGGATTTGTCGGATGAGATCGCTGTTTTGCGGCGCGCGGAAGCCATCAGCCGTACCGGCAGCTGGGACTATGACCGGGAGACCGGAACCTTCAGGATATCCGAGGAAACGGCCCGGATCCTTGGCATGGCATGGACGCAGGAGGGCAGGATCCTGCAGCGGGTCGGTGTCGCGTCCGTCCCCGGATGGGAACATCTCAGGACGGCACTTTTGGATCTCACGGAACCCGGCAGGGAATTCAATATCCTGTTCGGGATAGAACTCCCCGGAACAGAAGGACGGAGGATGGTCAATGCGGCAGGAACCCTCGTGCCTGTTGCAGAAGAGGGCCGGTCATACATCTCCGGCATTGTCAAAGAGGTCCCGCTCTCCGGCCTGTTCATGTCCGATCTCCCGAACCAGTTCAATATGATCATGAACACGACCGGGCTCGAATCCCTGGACGGGACCTGCGAGATGATCAGCGCATGGCTGGATGCCGACTGCGTCATGATCGGCACGATCCTGCCGGACGGCGAGACCGTAAAAGTCATCTCCATGCTCCTTGACGGGAAAAAAGTCAGCGATCATACCTATATGCTGAAGGATACCCCCTGCGAGAACGTTGCCACCAAAGGGTTCTGCCTGTACCCGGAGCATGCCTTCGAGCTCTTCCCGAAAAGCCAGGATCTGAAGACCCTTGGCATCCAGGGGTACCTCGGCACACCCCTGCGGAACAATGCCGGGGATACCATCGGGGTCATCTGCGTTCTGAGCCGCCGCCCGCTTCACCCCGAGCCGATCGTGAGGATCTGCATCGAACTCATAGCCCTCAAGGCCGGCGCAGAGATCGAACGCCACCGGGCAGAAGAAGCTCTCGAGAACAACCGGCTGATCCTGACAGATGCACTGAATCTCGCGCACATTGCCAGCTGGGAATATGATGCCGCCACCGGGTTCTTCCAGTTCGATCAGCATTTCTATTCCCTCTTTGCAACTACGACAGAACAGGAAGGCGGCTGTTGCATGCCTGCCGAGGTCTTCTCCCGCGAATTTATCCATCCCGATGATCGCATCTCGTTCACCACGGATCTGAAGAAGATCGTCGCGGATACCTCCGGTGCGAACACGGCTATGTTCGAGCACCGGGTCATCCGGAGGGATGCGGAGATCCGCGACATGATGGTCCGCGTGTGCGTGATCCGCGATGCTGCCGGAAAGATCCTCCGGGTCCATGGATCGGACCAGGACATCACCGAGCTGAAAAAAGCGGAACGGGCGCTCGTGCAGGCGAACCGGAAGATCAATCTTCTGGGCAGCGTGACCCGGCACGATATCCTGAACCAGGTGACGATATTGCGGTCGTATTTCCGGCATACCAAGAAAAAACATCCCGAACCGGCGATAGCGGACTGCATGGACAAGCTGGATACCATTGCACAGAAGATCCAGCATCAGATCGAGTTCACGAGGATCTACAAGGATCTCGGGTGCAATACCCCGGGCTGGTTCGAGCTGAACGATATCATGCCGGAGATTCCCGGAACCATCCGGTTCTCAGCAGATCTGCAGAACCTTTCCACGTACGCGGATCCGATCATCGAGAAAGTGTTTGAGAACCTCCTGGACAATTCCCTCAGGTACGGCAAACATGTGTCCGAGATCAAAGTCTCGGTCGCCCCGCACAATGGGGCGATGATGGTGTTGTGGGAAGATAACGGCATCGGGATTCCGGCAGAAGAGAAAGAACTCATCTTCGAGCACGGGTACGGGGTGAACACCGGCCTCGGGCTCTTCCTTGCCCGGGAGATCCTTGCCATCACCGGTATCTCCATCCGGGAGACCGGGACCCCGGGAAAAGGTGCCCGGTTCGAGATTATCCTGCCGGAGGGAACGTACCGGTAA
- the aroC gene encoding chorismate synthase yields the protein MNTFGSNFRITTFGESHGKAVGAVIDGCPANLPLTEEDIQPLLDRRKPGTSPLTSPRQEADRVEILSGIFEGRTLGTPIALLVKNEEKRSGDYEALREVFRPGHADFTYQEKYGIRDHRGGGRSSGRETVGRVAAGAVALKFLAGKGITVAGRIVEVHGKTEPGEIGQEILGAKAAGDSVGGIAEITAKGCPAGLGDPVFGKLDAAIAGAMMGIGAVKGVEIGDGFAVAGRFGSGNNDPMTADGFSGNHAGGILGGISTGQEIVVRIAVKPTPSIAKVQKTRNMHGNVVEIAVGGRHDPCIVPRILPVAEAMLALVLADAVLEQEKYRI from the coding sequence ATGAACACGTTTGGAAGCAATTTCCGTATCACGACATTCGGGGAGAGCCACGGGAAAGCGGTCGGGGCAGTCATCGACGGCTGCCCGGCAAATCTTCCCCTGACCGAAGAGGACATTCAGCCCCTGCTTGACCGGAGAAAGCCGGGAACCTCGCCCCTCACCTCCCCCCGGCAGGAAGCGGACCGGGTGGAGATCCTCTCCGGTATCTTCGAAGGCAGGACCCTTGGCACGCCAATCGCCCTCCTCGTGAAAAACGAAGAGAAGCGGTCGGGCGACTACGAAGCCCTTCGGGAAGTCTTCCGGCCGGGCCATGCCGATTTCACGTACCAGGAGAAGTACGGGATACGGGACCACCGGGGCGGCGGGAGGAGCTCAGGAAGGGAGACGGTAGGCCGGGTAGCTGCCGGTGCCGTTGCCCTGAAGTTCCTAGCCGGTAAAGGCATAACGGTAGCCGGCAGGATTGTTGAAGTCCACGGGAAAACAGAACCCGGCGAGATCGGGCAGGAGATCCTGGGCGCCAAAGCAGCGGGGGACTCAGTTGGCGGGATCGCGGAGATCACGGCGAAGGGATGCCCCGCCGGACTTGGCGACCCGGTCTTTGGCAAGCTCGATGCTGCGATCGCAGGTGCCATGATGGGCATCGGGGCGGTCAAAGGCGTGGAGATCGGCGACGGATTCGCGGTTGCCGGCCGGTTCGGGAGCGGGAACAACGACCCGATGACCGCGGACGGGTTTTCGGGCAATCATGCGGGCGGGATCCTGGGCGGGATCTCAACCGGCCAGGAGATCGTTGTGCGGATCGCGGTCAAGCCGACACCATCGATCGCAAAAGTCCAGAAGACCCGCAACATGCACGGGAATGTTGTCGAGATCGCGGTCGGCGGCCGGCACGATCCCTGCATTGTTCCCCGGATTCTCCCGGTTGCGGAGGCCATGCTCGCGCTGGTGCTCGCGGATGCCGTGCTGGAACAGGAGAAGTACCGGATATAA
- the aroE gene encoding shikimate dehydrogenase, with translation MKRIVLTGFRGTGKSEIGRVLAELCHLPLLDTDMLIEQKTGRSIPDIFHEDGEERFRKIEREVIATLPAADAIVSTGGGVVTDPDNMEHLRKDSTLVLLHADLETIGVRLARKPRPPLTNLPLQEEIAAMLDRRRQNYHAASDICIDTSDTTPAAAAEKILHILKTGICGPKERKDALAFFRTGRIPAPNMAKLESLLSDTPADPMTRILGVAGYPCAHSRGPRLFNSLFDLYRINCHYTWFEDPDIGKIVRVAREIDAKGLSVTIPFKQEVIPLLDEIDEHAAQSIGAVNTVVFACGSAIGYNTDWLGVRKPLVSLKGSKAVLLGAGGVASAAAYALVDLDMDVTILNRTPANARSLAERSGCRWAAWDTFDDLRPDLVVNATPLGMEPDVRSPLKPAQLKKEMTVFDLVYTPPITPLIEMARAVGCPTITGTDMFVEQAKEQFWLWFGIDVPRETIRKYIS, from the coding sequence GTGAAGCGGATCGTGCTCACCGGTTTCCGCGGCACCGGCAAGAGCGAGATAGGCAGGGTCCTTGCGGAGCTCTGTCATCTCCCGCTTCTCGACACGGATATGCTCATCGAGCAGAAGACTGGCCGGTCCATCCCCGACATCTTCCACGAGGATGGCGAGGAGCGGTTCCGGAAGATCGAGCGCGAAGTTATCGCAACTCTCCCGGCAGCGGACGCGATCGTCAGCACGGGCGGGGGCGTTGTAACCGATCCCGACAACATGGAGCACCTGAGGAAGGACAGCACGCTTGTCCTGCTCCATGCAGACCTGGAGACGATAGGCGTTCGGCTGGCCCGGAAACCCCGGCCCCCGCTCACGAACCTGCCCCTGCAGGAGGAGATAGCCGCAATGCTGGACCGGCGCCGGCAGAACTACCATGCCGCATCGGACATCTGCATCGACACAAGCGATACTACCCCGGCTGCAGCGGCAGAGAAGATCCTGCATATCCTCAAGACCGGCATCTGCGGGCCAAAAGAGCGAAAGGACGCCCTCGCGTTCTTCCGGACCGGGCGGATCCCCGCACCGAACATGGCAAAACTCGAATCCCTCCTCTCCGATACGCCGGCAGATCCCATGACCCGGATCCTCGGGGTTGCCGGCTACCCGTGCGCCCACAGCCGGGGCCCCCGGCTCTTCAACAGCCTCTTCGATCTTTACCGGATCAACTGCCACTACACCTGGTTCGAGGACCCGGATATCGGAAAAATTGTCCGGGTTGCCCGGGAGATCGATGCAAAAGGGCTCTCGGTCACCATCCCGTTCAAGCAGGAGGTCATCCCGCTCCTGGACGAGATCGATGAACACGCGGCACAGTCCATCGGGGCCGTGAACACGGTGGTCTTTGCCTGCGGTTCGGCAATAGGCTACAACACCGACTGGCTCGGGGTCCGGAAACCGCTCGTCTCCCTCAAGGGATCAAAGGCCGTGCTGCTCGGGGCGGGAGGCGTTGCCTCGGCAGCTGCCTATGCGCTCGTGGATCTCGACATGGACGTGACGATCCTCAACCGGACGCCCGCGAACGCCAGAAGCCTGGCAGAACGCTCGGGCTGCCGGTGGGCTGCCTGGGACACGTTCGACGACCTGCGCCCGGATCTCGTGGTGAACGCAACCCCGCTCGGGATGGAGCCGGATGTCAGGAGCCCGCTGAAGCCGGCCCAGCTCAAGAAAGAGATGACCGTCTTCGATCTCGTGTACACGCCGCCAATAACCCCGCTGATCGAGATGGCCCGGGCAGTCGGCTGCCCGACCATCACGGGAACGGACATGTTTGTCGAACAGGCAAAAGAGCAGTTCTGGCTCTGGTTCGGGATCGATGTCCCAAGGGAGACCATCAGGAAGTATATCTCATGA
- the aroA gene encoding 3-phosphoshikimate 1-carboxyvinyltransferase, translated as MNVTPEKTENVDLVFAAPPSKSYTHRAIIAGTLAEGKSTIFRPLEAEDTKLTAGALRSLGIIIEEQNRRLVITGCSGAIPDRKPTTLDLDNSGTSLRLLTSLALLCHNPVVLTGSARMQERPIGPLADALPALGGSVKFLKNPGFPPIRVSGKLRGGNVTIDGSMSSQFISSILMAAPYAQDEVEVVIPKPPASASYLDITLDVMKTFGAVVTREGYERFVVSPRDRYKARRYTVEGDYSSASYFFAIAAVCGGRVRVKNLAEHSVQGDRRFLDALAAMGCTVTYAKDFITVERSGELSGITFDMATSPDTVQTLCMVAAMAQSPTTITGISHLKFKESDRINGTADRLRSLGGKVDVGDDSLTIRPAVLHGGTIDPANDHRTAMSFAVLGLANGGITITDKECVNKSFPGFWDAVKEVIP; from the coding sequence ATGAACGTTACTCCGGAAAAAACCGAGAACGTGGACCTGGTCTTTGCGGCCCCGCCCTCCAAGAGCTACACGCACCGGGCCATAATCGCCGGTACCCTTGCTGAGGGAAAGTCCACCATCTTCCGCCCGCTGGAGGCGGAGGATACAAAGTTGACCGCAGGCGCTCTCCGGTCCCTCGGGATAATTATCGAGGAGCAGAACCGGCGCCTGGTGATCACCGGCTGTAGCGGGGCGATCCCGGACCGGAAGCCCACGACCCTGGATCTCGACAACTCCGGAACAAGCCTCCGGCTCCTCACATCGCTTGCCCTCCTCTGCCACAACCCGGTTGTCCTGACCGGCAGCGCACGGATGCAGGAGCGTCCGATCGGGCCGCTTGCAGATGCGCTTCCCGCGCTCGGCGGCTCGGTCAAGTTCCTTAAAAATCCCGGCTTTCCGCCCATCCGCGTGAGTGGGAAACTCCGGGGAGGAAACGTCACGATCGACGGTTCCATGAGCAGCCAGTTCATCTCCTCGATCCTGATGGCTGCGCCCTATGCCCAGGACGAGGTCGAAGTCGTGATCCCAAAACCCCCGGCCTCGGCCTCGTACCTCGACATCACGCTCGATGTCATGAAGACCTTCGGGGCAGTCGTGACCCGGGAAGGCTATGAGCGGTTCGTGGTCAGCCCCAGAGACCGGTACAAAGCCCGACGGTACACGGTCGAGGGGGATTACTCCTCGGCCTCGTACTTCTTTGCCATCGCTGCAGTCTGCGGGGGCCGGGTCCGGGTAAAGAACCTGGCAGAGCACTCGGTCCAGGGCGACCGGCGGTTCCTCGACGCGCTCGCGGCAATGGGATGCACAGTCACGTACGCCAAGGATTTCATCACGGTCGAACGATCGGGCGAACTCTCCGGCATCACGTTCGACATGGCCACCTCGCCCGACACCGTCCAGACCCTCTGTATGGTGGCGGCGATGGCGCAGAGCCCCACCACCATAACCGGTATCAGTCATTTAAAGTTCAAGGAGAGCGACCGTATCAATGGTACTGCGGATCGCCTGCGATCGCTGGGCGGGAAGGTCGATGTGGGAGATGACAGCCTCACCATCCGGCCGGCGGTCCTCCACGGCGGCACCATTGATCCGGCAAACGACCACCGCACCGCGATGAGTTTTGCCGTGCTGGGCCTCGCGAACGGGGGAATAACCATCACTGACAAGGAATGCGTGAACAAATCCTTCCCGGGATTCTGGGATGCAGTAAAAGAGGTCATCCCGTGA
- a CDS encoding prephenate dehydratase domain-containing protein: MNLITLGPEGTFSHQLALKVAEKTGETVRLVPTIHAILAAVAKGEGDGIAPMENSEAGSVGETLDGLTRYPLVITAEMYMPIHHNLASPEPLHRIRIIYAHPQTHEQCSECIEKWGVPVIHTSSNASSALEARKTPHAAAILSESAAAIYGMPVIVKNTENNKNNTTRFVRISTIPARDQKPEKCSILIDPSTDRAGLLHDLLHVFAERNVNLTRIESRPSKRGIGNYVFFLDYAWSERTAEALAELRKITEIKELGCYRKFEVNE; the protein is encoded by the coding sequence ATGAACCTGATAACGCTCGGGCCCGAAGGCACCTTCTCGCACCAGCTTGCGCTCAAGGTAGCGGAGAAGACGGGCGAGACGGTCCGGCTCGTTCCCACCATCCACGCGATCCTTGCCGCGGTTGCAAAAGGCGAAGGGGACGGGATCGCCCCGATGGAGAACTCCGAGGCGGGCAGCGTGGGCGAGACCCTGGACGGGCTGACCCGGTATCCGCTCGTGATAACGGCCGAGATGTACATGCCCATCCACCACAACCTGGCCTCGCCCGAACCGCTCCACCGGATCCGGATCATCTATGCCCACCCCCAGACCCACGAGCAGTGCAGCGAATGCATCGAGAAGTGGGGGGTTCCGGTCATCCACACGAGCAGCAATGCGTCGAGCGCTCTCGAAGCCCGGAAGACCCCGCATGCCGCAGCCATCCTCTCGGAATCCGCGGCAGCCATCTACGGGATGCCGGTGATTGTGAAAAACACCGAGAACAACAAGAACAACACCACCCGGTTTGTCCGGATCTCGACCATCCCGGCCCGGGACCAGAAGCCCGAGAAATGCAGTATCCTGATCGACCCGAGCACCGACCGGGCCGGCCTGCTCCACGATCTCCTCCATGTCTTTGCAGAACGGAATGTCAACCTGACCCGGATCGAGTCCCGGCCATCCAAGCGGGGGATCGGGAACTATGTCTTCTTCCTCGATTACGCGTGGTCAGAGAGGACTGCCGAGGCGCTTGCCGAACTCCGGAAGATAACGGAGATCAAAGAGCTGGGCTGTTACCGGAAATTCGAGGTGAACGAATGA